Proteins co-encoded in one Dyella japonica A8 genomic window:
- the mgtA gene encoding magnesium-translocating P-type ATPase — MLKHSTQTVTGKAAGTSAAAPVRVAVAQEAFRHNEALYAALDTSAAGLNEEQISERLDRDGLNEVSHEKPPHWSVQLLKAFKNPFIIVLLVLAVVQLVTDGSDLTGPIIIAVMVGISVLLSFTQEYRSSKAAEKLKAMVRNTATVTRRASDGHSERIEVPVGELVAGDIVHLAAGDMVPADLRLVSAKDLFISQAILTGESLPVEKSAPAHVHSGDELDSGQHGDNPLDLPTVCYMGTNVVSGTATAVVVGTGARTYLGSLARTIVGQRVQTSFDRGVNSVSWLLIRFMAVMVPIVFIINGLDKHDWLQAFLFALSVAVGLTPEMLPLIVTANLAKGALAMSSRKVVVKRLNAIQNFGAMDVLCTDKTGTLTLDKIVLERHLDLYGEESDEALEYGYLNSRFQTGLKNLMDKAVLEHRDLEETAQHYRIVDEIPFDFQRRRMSVVLGNGDGHELLVCKGAVEEMLSICSSAQAGDEILPMTDEMRADIKAMTRGLNEDGLRVLVVAIKRQPPAGRAYGVADESNLIAVGCLAFLDPPKDSAATAIAALHHHGVEVKVITGDNEAVTRKICREVGLDVEHSAQGKHIEPLSDDELDELVKRTTVFAKMSPLQKARVVKSLQRQGHTVGFLGDGINDAPALREADVGISVDTATDIAKESADIILLEKNLMVLEEGVIEGRITFGNIIKYIKMTASSNFGNMFSVLIASAFLPFLPMLPLQILVLNLLYDISQLSIPFDRMDDEYLRKPRKWDASDIGRFMVWIGPVSSIFDITTFLLLWYLFGANSPEHQSFFQSGWFIESLLTQTLIVHMIRTRKIPFVQSIASAPVLALTTAIIIIGMLVPYSGLGEKIGMMPMPGVYFGWLAATVLTYCVLTQLMKLVYIRRYGRWL; from the coding sequence ATGTTGAAGCACTCCACCCAGACCGTCACCGGCAAGGCGGCCGGCACGAGCGCCGCCGCACCGGTGCGCGTGGCCGTTGCGCAGGAGGCGTTCCGCCATAACGAGGCGCTGTACGCAGCCCTCGATACCAGCGCGGCCGGTCTCAACGAGGAGCAGATCTCCGAGCGTCTGGATCGCGACGGCCTCAACGAGGTCTCGCACGAGAAGCCGCCGCACTGGTCGGTGCAGCTGCTCAAGGCGTTCAAGAACCCGTTCATCATCGTGCTGCTGGTGCTGGCCGTCGTGCAGCTGGTGACCGATGGCTCGGATCTCACCGGCCCGATCATCATCGCGGTGATGGTGGGCATCAGCGTGCTGCTGAGCTTTACCCAGGAGTACCGCTCGTCGAAGGCCGCCGAGAAGCTCAAGGCCATGGTGCGCAACACGGCCACCGTGACGCGCCGCGCGTCGGACGGTCACAGCGAGCGCATCGAAGTGCCGGTGGGCGAGCTGGTGGCGGGCGATATCGTGCATCTCGCCGCTGGCGACATGGTGCCGGCCGACCTGCGGCTGGTTTCGGCGAAGGATCTGTTCATCAGTCAGGCCATCCTCACCGGCGAATCGCTGCCGGTGGAAAAGTCTGCGCCCGCACACGTGCACAGCGGTGACGAACTGGACAGCGGCCAGCATGGCGACAACCCGCTGGACCTGCCGACCGTCTGCTACATGGGCACCAACGTGGTGAGCGGCACCGCCACCGCCGTGGTGGTGGGTACCGGCGCGCGCACCTACCTGGGCTCGCTGGCGCGAACCATCGTCGGTCAGCGCGTGCAGACCAGCTTCGACCGTGGCGTGAACAGCGTCAGCTGGCTGCTGATCCGCTTCATGGCGGTGATGGTGCCGATCGTCTTCATCATCAACGGCCTGGACAAGCACGACTGGCTGCAGGCGTTCCTGTTTGCGCTGTCGGTGGCCGTGGGCCTGACGCCGGAGATGCTGCCGCTGATCGTGACGGCGAACCTGGCCAAGGGCGCGTTGGCGATGTCCAGCCGCAAGGTGGTGGTGAAGCGCCTCAACGCAATCCAGAACTTCGGCGCGATGGACGTGCTGTGCACCGACAAGACAGGCACCCTCACGCTGGACAAGATCGTGCTGGAGCGTCACCTCGACCTGTACGGCGAGGAATCGGACGAGGCACTGGAATACGGTTACCTCAACAGCCGTTTCCAGACGGGCCTGAAGAACCTGATGGACAAGGCGGTGCTGGAGCATCGCGACCTGGAGGAAACCGCTCAGCACTACCGCATCGTCGACGAGATCCCGTTCGACTTCCAGCGTCGCCGCATGTCGGTGGTGCTGGGTAACGGCGATGGCCACGAGTTGCTGGTGTGCAAGGGCGCGGTCGAGGAAATGCTGTCGATCTGCTCTTCTGCCCAGGCGGGTGACGAGATCCTGCCGATGACGGACGAGATGCGCGCCGACATCAAGGCGATGACGCGCGGCCTCAATGAGGATGGCCTGCGCGTGCTCGTGGTCGCCATCAAGCGCCAGCCGCCGGCCGGCCGCGCCTACGGCGTGGCGGACGAGAGCAACCTGATCGCGGTGGGCTGCCTGGCCTTCCTTGATCCGCCGAAGGACAGCGCGGCCACGGCTATTGCAGCGCTGCACCACCATGGCGTCGAGGTGAAGGTGATCACCGGCGACAACGAGGCGGTGACGCGCAAGATCTGTCGCGAGGTGGGCCTGGATGTCGAGCACTCCGCACAGGGCAAGCACATCGAGCCACTGAGCGACGACGAACTGGACGAGCTGGTCAAGCGCACCACGGTGTTCGCCAAGATGTCGCCGCTGCAGAAGGCGCGCGTGGTGAAGTCGCTACAGCGCCAGGGCCACACCGTGGGCTTCCTGGGCGACGGCATCAACGACGCACCGGCGCTGCGCGAGGCCGACGTGGGCATTTCGGTGGATACCGCCACCGACATCGCCAAGGAGTCGGCGGACATCATCCTGCTCGAAAAGAACCTGATGGTGCTGGAAGAGGGTGTCATCGAAGGTCGTATCACCTTCGGCAACATCATCAAGTACATCAAGATGACCGCCAGCTCCAACTTCGGCAACATGTTCTCGGTGCTGATCGCGAGCGCGTTCCTGCCGTTCCTGCCGATGCTGCCGCTGCAGATCCTGGTGCTGAACCTGCTGTACGACATCTCGCAGCTGTCGATTCCGTTCGACCGCATGGACGACGAATACCTGCGCAAGCCGCGCAAGTGGGACGCCAGCGACATCGGCCGTTTCATGGTGTGGATCGGCCCGGTCAGCTCGATCTTCGACATCACCACGTTCCTGCTGTTGTGGTACCTGTTCGGGGCGAACTCGCCGGAACACCAGTCGTTCTTCCAGTCCGGCTGGTTCATCGAGAGCCTGCTCACGCAGACGTTGATCGTGCACATGATCCGCACGCGCAAGATCCCGTTCGTGCAGAGCATCGCCTCGGCGCCGGTGCTGGCGCTGACCACGGCCATCATCATCATCGGCATGCTGGTGCCGTACTCGGGCCTGGGCGAGAAGATCGGCATGATGCCGATGCCGGGCGTGTACTTCGGCTGGCTGGCCGCGACGGTGCTGACGTACTGCGTACTGACCCAGTTGATGAAGCTGGTGTATATCCGGCGGTACGGGCGCTGGTTGTAA
- a CDS encoding Na/Pi cotransporter family protein, translating to MKGTFALLDIAGYVALLLWGTHMVTSGVLRGYGSMLRRWMGRYLGHRPAALGFGICVTALLQSSTATGLMATSFAASGFLGLAPGLAVMLGANVGTTLIVQVMSFDISIVAPVLILIGFTVHRRTDDVSYENLGRVAIGLGLMLLALHLLVGAMAPVENAAVLHAILQSLASEPVLAMLVAALLTWACHSSVAVVLLIVSLATAGVVDAPGALALVLGANLGSTIPALMEAHTPFARRLPMGNLMVRAFGCIVCLPILPLVAHWLAPLGASPARIVVNFHTAFNLALALIFIVPVESLSRLLVRLLPEPPKPNDPGVPQYLDEAALDSANVALANAARESMRMADMVEGMLKGIVEVFGKDDRARAAAVSRMDPSLDKLGMAIREYLADLGGQPLNEEDGERSQEILAFVINIEHIGDITANNLMEFAAKKAASGQDFSADDIQDLAAMHTLVMESLRLGLTVFLRGDLRAAQQLIARKEALWRLENEASERHIKSLRERRDGGGGGDVYLRILRDLKRIHSHLAALAYLPLERAGLLQDRLVREHATT from the coding sequence ATGAAAGGCACCTTCGCTCTTCTCGACATTGCCGGCTACGTCGCCCTGCTGCTGTGGGGCACGCACATGGTCACCAGCGGCGTGCTGCGTGGCTACGGCAGCATGCTGCGCCGCTGGATGGGTCGTTATCTCGGCCATAGGCCGGCTGCGCTGGGTTTCGGCATCTGCGTCACGGCGCTGCTCCAGAGCAGCACCGCCACCGGCCTGATGGCGACCTCGTTCGCCGCCAGCGGCTTCCTCGGCCTGGCGCCGGGGCTGGCCGTGATGCTGGGCGCCAACGTGGGTACCACGCTGATCGTGCAGGTGATGTCCTTCGACATCTCCATCGTGGCGCCGGTGCTGATCCTGATCGGCTTCACCGTCCATCGCCGCACCGACGATGTGAGCTACGAGAACCTCGGGCGCGTCGCCATTGGCCTGGGACTGATGCTGCTCGCCTTGCATTTGCTGGTCGGCGCGATGGCGCCGGTGGAAAACGCGGCCGTACTGCACGCCATCCTGCAGAGCCTGGCCAGCGAGCCGGTGCTGGCCATGCTGGTCGCGGCCCTGCTGACCTGGGCCTGCCATTCCAGCGTGGCCGTGGTGCTGCTGATCGTGTCGCTGGCGACGGCAGGCGTGGTCGACGCGCCGGGCGCGCTTGCGCTGGTGCTGGGCGCCAACCTCGGCAGCACCATTCCGGCGCTGATGGAGGCGCATACGCCGTTCGCCCGCCGCCTGCCGATGGGCAACCTGATGGTGCGCGCCTTCGGTTGCATCGTGTGCCTGCCGATCCTGCCGCTGGTCGCCCACTGGCTTGCGCCGCTCGGCGCGTCGCCGGCGCGCATCGTGGTGAACTTCCATACCGCGTTCAACCTGGCGCTGGCGTTGATCTTCATCGTGCCGGTGGAAAGCCTGTCGCGCCTGCTGGTGCGCCTGCTGCCGGAGCCGCCCAAGCCCAATGATCCGGGCGTGCCGCAGTACCTGGACGAGGCCGCGCTGGATTCGGCCAACGTCGCACTGGCGAATGCGGCGCGCGAATCCATGCGCATGGCCGACATGGTGGAGGGCATGCTCAAGGGCATTGTCGAAGTGTTCGGCAAGGACGACCGCGCCCGCGCCGCCGCCGTCAGCCGCATGGACCCCTCCCTCGACAAGCTGGGCATGGCCATCCGCGAATACTTGGCGGACCTCGGTGGCCAGCCGTTGAACGAGGAGGACGGCGAGCGCAGCCAGGAAATCCTCGCCTTCGTCATCAACATCGAGCACATCGGCGACATCACGGCCAACAACCTGATGGAGTTCGCCGCCAAGAAGGCGGCGAGTGGCCAGGACTTCTCCGCCGACGACATCCAGGACCTGGCGGCCATGCACACCCTGGTGATGGAAAGCCTGCGCCTGGGCCTTACCGTGTTCCTGCGCGGCGACCTGCGCGCGGCCCAGCAGCTGATCGCGCGCAAGGAGGCCTTGTGGCGGCTGGAGAACGAGGCGTCCGAGCGGCACATCAAGTCACTGCGCGAACGCCGCGACGGCGGCGGTGGCGGGGACGTGTATCTGCGCATCCTGCGCGACCTCAAGCGCATCCATTCCCACCTGGCGGCCCTGGCCTACCTGCCGCTGGAGCGCGCCGGCCTGCTGCAGGATCGCCTCGTGCGCGAGCACGCGACGACCTGA